TAAGTGGCGGTGCCGTAGTAGGATTTGGTAGTGATGAAGAGCTTAGTAAAAGCTGTGAAATTTATCAAAAGCTAAAAGGCTCCTTGCCTAAAATAGGACAAAGTTAAAACTATAAAATCTCTAATTTAAGCTCTGATTTGATAAAATCAGTGAAAATTTAAAGGAAAGATCTTGAATTATAACGATTTAAAAACTATTTTTTTTAAATTTCAACCTGAAACCGCACACACGATAGCAGAGTGTGCTATGGTCTATGCAGATAAGATATTTCCGGGTTCAATGAGTTTTGTTGCCAATAAATGTGTCATAAACGATGCTAGACTTCAGCAAAATTTATTGAATTTGGTTTTTAATAATCCTATCGGAATTGCCGGAGGATTTGATAAAAACGCTACTATGCTAAAACCTTTAACGGCACTTGGATTTGGTCATATAGAGTTTGGAACTGTAACACCAAAACCACAAAGCGGTAACGAAAAGCCTCGTCTTTTTAGGCTTGTAGAAGAAGAGAGTATTCAAAATGCAATGGGTTTTAATAACGAAGGGGCAAAAAAAATAGCAAAAAGAGTTCAAAATTTATACCCTTTTGTTATACCTCTTTTTGCAAATATCGGTAAAAATAAGGTAACTCCAAATGAAAACGCACTTGAAGATTACGAAAATTTGACTAAAGAATTTAGCGATATTTGCGATGCTTTTGTTGTAAATATCTCTTCCCCGAATACTCCAAATTTACGCAACTTACAAGATGCTAGCTTTGTCAAAGAGCTCTTTGATAGACTTACTTCAATAACCAAAAAACCTATTATTTTTAAGATTGCACCAGATATGGATGACGAAAAAGCTGTTGAAATTTGTAAAACTGCGGTCGAAAGTGGTGCAAGCGGAGTTATTGTAAATAATACAAGTATTGATTATAGTCTTAGCAAATCACCGAATTTACAAAATTTTGGCGGACTAAGCGGTAAAGTGATTGCTGAAAAATCGCGCAGACTATTTAAGGCTGTAGCGGATGAACTATTTGGCAAAACCGTATTAATCGCAAGTGGCGGCATAGATAGCGGAGAAGAGGCTTATAGACGTATTAGAATGGGTGCAAATTTAGTTCAAATTTATACAGCTTTTATATTTAGAGGTCCCGCTGTTTGCAGATATATTAATTTGGAGTTATTAGAACTGCTTGAGCGAGATGGATTTGCAAATATTAGCGAAGCTGTGGGAATGGATGTCGGAAAATAAGGAAAAATATGCTTTTAAAATATTCAAAAACAAAACTTAAAAACGGGTTTGAAATTTATCATATTCCGGTTAATAAAGGCTCATATGTAATCAGCGTTGATCTCTTTTATAAAGTAGGATCAAGAAATGAAGTAATGGGCAAGAGCGGTATAGCTCATATGCTAGAACACTTAAATTTCAAATCTACTAAAAATTTAAAAGCCGGTGAATTTGATAAGATAGTCAAAGGATTTGGTGGTATAAATAATGCAAGCACAGGGTTTGATTATACTCACTATTTCGTTAAATGTTCAAAGAAGAATTTAGACAAATCACTAGAGTTATATGCTGATATAATGGCAAATTTAAGCCTAAAAGACAGTGAATTTCAGCCTGAGCGAAATGTTGTTTTAGAAGAGAGACTTTGGCGTACAGATAATAACCCTATAGGTTTTTTGTACTTCACTCTCTTTAATACAGCCTTTACCTATCATCCGTACCATTGGACGCCGATAGGTTTTATAGAAGATATAAAAAACTGGACGATTGATGATATAAAAGAATTTCACTCTACCTTCTATCAACCTAAAAATGCAATTTTATTGATCAGTGGAGATATAGATAAAAAATCGGCATTTGAGCTTGGTAAAAAACATTTTGAAAGTATTAAAAATTCAAAAGAAATTCCAAATATTCACTGCGTAGAACCTGCTCAAAAAGGAGCAAAGAGAGTTGAAATTTATAAAGATAGCGAAGTAGAAATGCTCGCGATCGCATTTAAAATTCCAGCGTTTAATCATGAAGACCAAGTAGCTCTAAACGCTATAAGTGAGTATTTAAGCAGTGGTAAAAGCTCTGCGATGCATAGAATTTTAGTTGATGAAAAGTGCTTGGTAAATCAAATTTACGCTTACAATATGGATAATATCGATGAGGGTTTATTTATCATAATAGCGGTTTGTAATCCTGAAATAAAGGTCGAAACAGTAGAAAAAGAGATATATGAAATTTTAGAAAATATCAAAAAAGATAATATAGATCAAGACGAACTAACAAAGATAAAAAATAGTATAAAATCAGACTTTATACACTCTTTTAGCAGTGCTTCAAGAGTTGCGAATTTATATGGTGATTTTCTTGCCAAAGGAGACATAACTCCACTATTTGAGCTTCAAGAAAAGATAGAAAATTTAAAAGGTAAAGATATTAATGATATTTCTAAAAAATACTTTACAGACAAAACCTCTACTACGGTTATTTTAAGAAAGGATAGAAAATGAAAAAAATTCTAAAAGGTGCAATGACCGCTCTTATAACACCTTTTAAAAATGGTAAATTAGACGAAGAAAGCTACGAAAAACTCATTATAAGACAAATTAAAAACGGAATAGATGCTGTAGTGCCTGTAGGAACTACCGGAGAGAGCGCTACTCTAACCCATGATGAGCATAGAATTTGTATAGAAATAGCCGTAAAAACATGCAAAAATACAAATGTAAAAGTATTGGCAGGAGCCGGTAGTAATGCGACTCACGAAGCTGTTGGACTTGCACAATTCGCTCAAAATCACGGAGCGGACGGCATCCTTTCCGTTGCTCCATATTACAATAAACCTACTCAAGAAGGGCTTTATCAACACTATAAAACAATAGCTTCAAGTGTTGATATACCGGTACTTTTATATAATGTTCCAGGTCGCGTTGGAGTAGATATCCTGCCTTGCACGATTTTTAGGCTTTTTAATGACTGCGAAAATATATTTGGCGTAAAAGAGGCAAGCGGAAGTATAGATAGATGCGTAGACTTGCTTGCACATGAGCCAAATTTAGTTGTAATAAGTGGGGAAGATGCGATAAACTACCCTATTCTTTCAAATGGCGGAAAAGGTGTGATATCAGTAACCTCAAATCTGCTACCTGATAAAATTTCAGAGCTTACTCACTTAGCGCTTGATGAGGAGTATATCAAGGCAAAAGCCATCAATGATAAGCTTTACAATATCAATAAAATGCTATTTTGTGAAAGCAATCCTATACCTATAAAGGCAGCAATGTATATTGCCGGGCTACTTCCAAGCCTTGAATACAGATTGCCACTTTGCGAACCTAGCAAAGAGAATTTTAAAAAGATAGAAGAAACTATGAAACAGTATGAGATAAAAGGATTTTAATGGATTTACAAAATGAATTTAGAGGCAAAACTTTAGTAATAAGTGGCGGCACAAGAGGTATTGGAAGAGCTATAGTTGAGCAGTTTGCAGAGGTTGGAGCAAATATCGCTTTTACTTATAACTCAAATGAAGAGCTTGCAAACACACAAGCTAAAGAGCTTGAGGAAAATTTCGGCATAAAAGCAAGAGCTTACGCGCTAAATATACTTGAGCCTGAGACATATAAGGATCTGTTTTTAGAGATTGATAAAGACTTTGACCGAGTTGATTTTTTTATCTCGAATGCGATAATTTCAGGACGTGCAGTTGCCGGCGGATATACGAAATTTATGAAACTTCGTCCAAGAGGTATAAATAATATTTTTACAGCAACTGTAAATGCATTTGTAGTTGGCGCGCAAGAGGCTGCTAAAAGGATGGAAAAGACAGGTGGTGGAAGCATAATCTCTCTTAGCTCAACAGGAAATTTAGTCTATATCGAAAATTATGCTGGGCACGGAGCGTCAAAAGCTGCTGTTGAAGCGATGGCAAGATACGCTGCAACCGAGCTTGGAGAAAAAAACATTAGAGTAAACATAGTAAGCGGCGGACCTATCGAAACTGACGCTTTAAGAGCATTTACTAACTACGAAGAGGTGCGCGACATGACGGCTAAACTTAGCCCGTTAAATCGTATGGGACAGCCAACCGATCTTGCAGGAGCATGCTTATTTCTTTGCTCGAGCAAGGCTAGCTGGATAACAGGACATACATTTATAATAGATGGTGGAACTACATTCAAATGAGTTTAAATTTACCTAATTTGTTGGCATTTTGTCGTATTTTACTAGCTCCTGCTATGTTTTACATATTAGTAAACGCAAATACTCATTTTGAAAGCGTGCATATAAGCTGGATAAACTATTTTG
This Campylobacter sp. RM16192 DNA region includes the following protein-coding sequences:
- a CDS encoding M16 family metallopeptidase; this translates as MLLKYSKTKLKNGFEIYHIPVNKGSYVISVDLFYKVGSRNEVMGKSGIAHMLEHLNFKSTKNLKAGEFDKIVKGFGGINNASTGFDYTHYFVKCSKKNLDKSLELYADIMANLSLKDSEFQPERNVVLEERLWRTDNNPIGFLYFTLFNTAFTYHPYHWTPIGFIEDIKNWTIDDIKEFHSTFYQPKNAILLISGDIDKKSAFELGKKHFESIKNSKEIPNIHCVEPAQKGAKRVEIYKDSEVEMLAIAFKIPAFNHEDQVALNAISEYLSSGKSSAMHRILVDEKCLVNQIYAYNMDNIDEGLFIIIAVCNPEIKVETVEKEIYEILENIKKDNIDQDELTKIKNSIKSDFIHSFSSASRVANLYGDFLAKGDITPLFELQEKIENLKGKDINDISKKYFTDKTSTTVILRKDRK
- a CDS encoding enoyl-ACP reductase, yielding MDLQNEFRGKTLVISGGTRGIGRAIVEQFAEVGANIAFTYNSNEELANTQAKELEENFGIKARAYALNILEPETYKDLFLEIDKDFDRVDFFISNAIISGRAVAGGYTKFMKLRPRGINNIFTATVNAFVVGAQEAAKRMEKTGGGSIISLSSTGNLVYIENYAGHGASKAAVEAMARYAATELGEKNIRVNIVSGGPIETDALRAFTNYEEVRDMTAKLSPLNRMGQPTDLAGACLFLCSSKASWITGHTFIIDGGTTFK
- the dapA gene encoding 4-hydroxy-tetrahydrodipicolinate synthase: MKKILKGAMTALITPFKNGKLDEESYEKLIIRQIKNGIDAVVPVGTTGESATLTHDEHRICIEIAVKTCKNTNVKVLAGAGSNATHEAVGLAQFAQNHGADGILSVAPYYNKPTQEGLYQHYKTIASSVDIPVLLYNVPGRVGVDILPCTIFRLFNDCENIFGVKEASGSIDRCVDLLAHEPNLVVISGEDAINYPILSNGGKGVISVTSNLLPDKISELTHLALDEEYIKAKAINDKLYNINKMLFCESNPIPIKAAMYIAGLLPSLEYRLPLCEPSKENFKKIEETMKQYEIKGF
- a CDS encoding quinone-dependent dihydroorotate dehydrogenase, which encodes MNYNDLKTIFFKFQPETAHTIAECAMVYADKIFPGSMSFVANKCVINDARLQQNLLNLVFNNPIGIAGGFDKNATMLKPLTALGFGHIEFGTVTPKPQSGNEKPRLFRLVEEESIQNAMGFNNEGAKKIAKRVQNLYPFVIPLFANIGKNKVTPNENALEDYENLTKEFSDICDAFVVNISSPNTPNLRNLQDASFVKELFDRLTSITKKPIIFKIAPDMDDEKAVEICKTAVESGASGVIVNNTSIDYSLSKSPNLQNFGGLSGKVIAEKSRRLFKAVADELFGKTVLIASGGIDSGEEAYRRIRMGANLVQIYTAFIFRGPAVCRYINLELLELLERDGFANISEAVGMDVGK